In a genomic window of Pseudodesulfovibrio sp. JC047:
- a CDS encoding Nif3-like dinuclear metal center hexameric protein, giving the protein MKIQDILSIFRVLAPEENQSSWDNSGVQIVGETVETDSVAVALEPTPATLERCLNWGAGVVITHHPLSMKPKALNRESMYMDVVRRVLKKGAWLYSAHTSLDTRPGGPAFWLGDDLGLKDRKLLEVEKGYTPIEVSFYSEDPVSREAADIWANNDGIHSVSQSRTGEVRLVCDEAHWNEVANKIEFSLGKRPLFYIRSLTAPRDEVGFGEVGRLPEPMSWDAFVAMLDDRIQRDVLMISGPQPTTVASVAYCGGSGAGLIETAARSGADVFITGDMKYHPAVETPICVIDAGHFSLEEEMMRRFADELAGELTDVNVRFFEGEDPFRVHVKK; this is encoded by the coding sequence ATGAAAATTCAGGATATTTTATCGATTTTTCGCGTTTTGGCTCCGGAGGAAAACCAGAGTTCCTGGGATAATTCGGGTGTACAGATTGTCGGGGAGACAGTGGAAACCGACTCTGTTGCCGTGGCGTTGGAGCCGACTCCGGCGACGTTGGAGCGGTGTTTGAACTGGGGTGCCGGGGTCGTTATCACGCACCATCCATTGTCCATGAAACCCAAGGCATTGAACAGGGAGTCCATGTATATGGATGTGGTCCGGCGTGTTCTCAAAAAGGGCGCATGGCTGTATAGTGCCCACACGTCTCTGGATACCCGGCCCGGCGGTCCTGCATTCTGGCTGGGTGATGATCTTGGCCTGAAAGATCGGAAATTGCTTGAAGTCGAAAAAGGGTACACGCCTATTGAAGTATCCTTTTATTCGGAAGATCCTGTTTCGAGAGAGGCCGCTGATATCTGGGCGAATAATGATGGAATTCACTCTGTTTCCCAGAGTCGGACTGGCGAAGTCAGATTGGTGTGCGATGAAGCGCATTGGAATGAAGTTGCCAATAAAATAGAATTTTCTTTGGGAAAACGTCCCTTGTTTTACATCCGTTCGCTGACCGCTCCCCGAGATGAAGTCGGTTTTGGCGAAGTCGGCAGATTGCCTGAACCGATGTCGTGGGACGCGTTCGTGGCGATGTTGGATGATCGGATTCAACGTGATGTGCTGATGATTTCTGGACCGCAGCCGACCACGGTTGCTTCTGTGGCATATTGTGGAGGATCAGGGGCGGGACTTATTGAGACGGCCGCACGGTCCGGGGCGGATGTGTTCATTACTGGTGACATGAAATATCATCCGGCAGTTGAAACGCCGATCTGCGTGATCGATGCGGGACATTTTTCATTGGAAGAGGAAATGATGCGTCGATTTGCCGACGAATTGGCCGGTGAATTGACGGACGTCAACGTGCGGTTTTTCGAGGGCGAAGACCCTTTCCGGGTTCACGTCAAAAAATAG
- the cysS gene encoding cysteine--tRNA ligase has protein sequence MRLYNTLKRQKEEFIPANGNDVNMYVCGITAYDLCHIGHARSSVVFDVLYRYLKRKGYSVNFIRNFTDIDDKIIKRANEVGKEAAEIAEKFIGEFYVDMDKLSVLRPDVEPKCTEHIPEMIALTERLISKGHAYATPSGDVYFKVRSFEGYGKLSGRNIDELESGARIDPGDEKLDPLDFALWKSAKPGEPSWESPWGLGRPGWHLECSAMSEKYSPLPLDIHGGGQDLSFPHHENEVAQSEADTGKPFANYWVHNGFVQINSEKMSKSLGNFFTIRDILDKFLAETLRYFLLTMHYRSPLDFSFEALEEAEKGIKRIYSALAQVDTELTKSKWKKSPFPEELVSELAQIETHFDEAMEDDLNTAGAMGHIFSAIRLAGRVIEDKTLRKSEGGREFFTRIKTDVANWGQVLGILEREPVEFLTELRDNRAARTGIDPMKVNALLDARQQARKDKDFEKSDAIRDELAAMNVEVKDTPQGATWDVQ, from the coding sequence ATGAGACTGTACAATACGCTGAAACGACAGAAAGAGGAATTCATCCCGGCGAACGGCAATGACGTCAATATGTACGTCTGCGGCATCACGGCATATGATCTCTGTCACATCGGTCACGCCCGCTCCAGCGTGGTTTTCGACGTGTTGTATCGGTATCTCAAGCGGAAGGGATATTCCGTCAATTTCATTCGCAACTTTACGGATATTGATGACAAAATCATCAAGCGTGCGAATGAGGTCGGAAAGGAAGCGGCTGAGATTGCGGAAAAGTTCATTGGCGAATTTTACGTGGACATGGACAAATTGTCGGTGTTGCGTCCTGATGTGGAACCCAAATGCACTGAGCATATTCCCGAGATGATCGCCTTGACCGAACGGCTCATCAGCAAGGGACATGCCTATGCCACGCCGTCCGGGGATGTGTATTTCAAGGTCCGTTCCTTTGAAGGATACGGCAAGCTGTCCGGTCGTAATATCGACGAACTCGAATCCGGCGCACGTATTGATCCGGGTGACGAAAAGCTTGATCCGCTCGATTTTGCTTTGTGGAAGAGCGCAAAACCCGGCGAGCCGTCCTGGGAATCCCCATGGGGGCTGGGCCGACCCGGTTGGCATCTGGAATGTTCCGCCATGTCCGAAAAATATTCCCCGCTGCCGCTTGATATTCATGGTGGTGGTCAGGATTTGTCGTTTCCCCACCATGAGAATGAAGTGGCGCAGTCCGAGGCCGATACCGGCAAACCCTTTGCCAATTATTGGGTGCATAATGGGTTTGTCCAAATCAATTCGGAAAAGATGTCCAAATCTCTTGGCAATTTTTTCACCATTCGTGATATTCTCGATAAATTTCTTGCGGAAACACTGCGTTATTTCCTGCTGACCATGCACTATCGCAGCCCGCTTGATTTCTCTTTTGAGGCTTTGGAAGAAGCCGAGAAAGGCATCAAGCGCATTTATTCCGCGCTTGCGCAGGTCGATACGGAATTGACCAAATCCAAGTGGAAAAAATCGCCGTTCCCTGAAGAGCTTGTCAGCGAGCTTGCCCAGATCGAAACCCACTTTGACGAGGCCATGGAAGACGATCTGAACACTGCTGGTGCGATGGGCCATATCTTTTCCGCCATCCGTCTGGCTGGCCGTGTCATCGAGGACAAGACGCTTCGTAAATCCGAAGGTGGACGCGAGTTTTTTACCCGTATCAAGACCGACGTGGCCAATTGGGGTCAGGTCCTTGGAATTCTCGAACGGGAACCCGTTGAATTTTTGACCGAGTTGCGTGATAACCGCGCCGCCCGTACCGGCATTGATCCGATGAAGGTGAACGCCCTCTTGGATGCCCGGCAACAGGCCCGTAAGGACAAGGATTTCGAAAAATCCGACGCCATCCGCGACGAACTCGCCGCAATGAATGTTGAAGTCAAGGATACCCCGCAAGGTGCAACCTGGGACGTTCAATAA
- the ispD gene encoding 2-C-methyl-D-erythritol 4-phosphate cytidylyltransferase, whose product MTRALNTIWGIVLAAGSGTRLAEATQGERKQYLEYKSAPLFWHCARTFSRVARVKGLVFVFPPEDVPTMEKRLRQYFKSEDLGLKWTIVAGGARRQDSVRHGLTALPKDCGGVLVHDSARPFVAPRIITDLIASLDTGARGVIPAIPVTDTVKQVTAGTVAETLDRSELVAVQTPQAFETVLLKQAHEQAEAEGWDVTDDASMVERLTTVSVIPGEARNIKITVPDDLKYLETTKTTVPCVGWGYDVHRFGGSNDRPLVLGGVPIAGSTTIVAHSDGDVLLHALMDAMLGTFGGGDIGRHFPDTDPAFKGADSSVLLREVLSMAEEAGVHFVHTDLTIITQSPKLAPHADQITKNVCRLLGLERHQVNFKATTEEKMGFTGAKKGIKAVASVTGLRDL is encoded by the coding sequence ATGACGCGCGCATTGAATACCATCTGGGGCATAGTGCTTGCCGCAGGCTCGGGCACACGGTTGGCCGAGGCGACACAGGGTGAGCGAAAGCAATACCTCGAATATAAGTCCGCACCGCTTTTCTGGCATTGTGCCCGGACCTTTTCCCGCGTGGCCCGCGTCAAGGGACTCGTGTTTGTCTTTCCCCCCGAAGATGTGCCGACCATGGAAAAACGACTTCGTCAGTATTTCAAGTCCGAAGATCTCGGTCTGAAATGGACCATCGTGGCAGGTGGCGCACGGCGTCAGGATTCTGTCCGACACGGACTGACCGCCCTGCCCAAGGACTGCGGTGGCGTTTTAGTCCATGACTCGGCCCGACCATTCGTTGCTCCACGGATTATCACGGACCTCATCGCTTCCCTCGATACGGGGGCTCGTGGCGTCATCCCGGCCATTCCCGTGACGGATACGGTCAAACAGGTGACCGCCGGGACCGTGGCTGAGACCTTGGATCGAAGTGAACTTGTTGCGGTCCAAACCCCTCAGGCATTTGAGACGGTATTGCTCAAACAGGCCCACGAACAGGCGGAAGCCGAAGGGTGGGATGTCACTGACGATGCCAGCATGGTGGAACGACTCACAACTGTTTCCGTCATTCCCGGAGAAGCCAGAAATATCAAGATTACCGTCCCTGACGATTTGAAATATCTTGAGACAACGAAGACCACTGTCCCGTGCGTCGGATGGGGCTATGATGTCCACCGATTCGGCGGCAGTAACGACAGGCCGTTGGTCCTTGGTGGTGTACCCATCGCGGGCAGTACAACCATTGTCGCCCATTCCGATGGCGATGTTCTGCTTCATGCCCTTATGGATGCCATGTTGGGGACATTTGGTGGCGGTGATATCGGTCGTCATTTTCCGGATACCGACCCTGCATTCAAAGGGGCAGACAGTTCTGTTCTGCTTCGCGAGGTGCTGAGCATGGCCGAAGAGGCCGGTGTTCACTTTGTTCACACGGATCTGACGATTATTACGCAAAGTCCAAAATTGGCACCGCACGCAGATCAGATCACCAAAAATGTGTGCCGTTTGCTCGGATTGGAACGGCATCAGGTGAATTTCAAGGCCACCACGGAAGAAAAAATGGGTTTCACCGGTGCCAAAAAAGGCATTAAGGCCGTGGCGTCAGTGACCGGATTACGAGATCTTTAA
- a CDS encoding C4-type zinc ribbon domain-containing protein, giving the protein MYQKQIEQLIVLQQVDDEILTLKDIIEQAPKELSDLEAQMSEFAERRSQIDEKTGILKEQQKKLTFEIDEDAGKIKKSKNKLMMVGNTKEYHAMMREMDSLEKLNRMRGDEQEAVREELVRQDEATTALTEEMSGVQEQYDALKTTLEERLAKAQKKLDSLGRKRKKSCKAVPPPILGRYEFIRERMKNPVIVPVSKGVCSGCNIMIPPQAFNDLQKGHQILSCPNCQRLIYWKAHIEPEA; this is encoded by the coding sequence ATGTATCAGAAACAAATTGAGCAGCTGATCGTTCTCCAGCAGGTTGACGATGAAATCCTCACCCTCAAGGATATCATCGAGCAAGCTCCCAAGGAGCTGTCCGATCTCGAAGCGCAGATGAGTGAGTTCGCCGAGCGTCGCAGCCAGATTGATGAAAAAACCGGTATCCTCAAAGAGCAGCAGAAAAAGCTGACTTTTGAAATCGACGAGGACGCAGGGAAAATCAAAAAGTCCAAAAACAAGTTGATGATGGTTGGGAACACCAAGGAATATCATGCCATGATGCGTGAGATGGATTCCTTGGAAAAACTCAATCGGATGCGCGGAGACGAGCAGGAAGCCGTTCGAGAGGAACTGGTTCGTCAGGATGAGGCGACCACGGCCCTTACTGAAGAAATGAGTGGTGTTCAGGAACAGTACGATGCACTCAAGACCACCTTGGAAGAGCGTCTTGCCAAAGCGCAAAAGAAGCTTGACTCTTTGGGCCGCAAACGGAAGAAATCGTGCAAGGCTGTTCCGCCGCCGATTTTGGGCCGGTATGAATTTATTCGCGAACGGATGAAGAATCCGGTGATCGTGCCTGTATCCAAAGGTGTGTGTTCCGGTTGTAATATCATGATTCCGCCGCAGGCTTTCAATGATTTGCAAAAGGGCCATCAGATTTTGAGCTGCCCCAATTGCCAGCGCCTGATTTATTGGAAGGCGCACATTGAGCCGGAAGCTTAG
- a CDS encoding MBL fold metallo-hydrolase: MSTVTIERFVLGMEETNCYLLTEGKNAVLVDVGTEPQPVIARIREQGLALVGVYITHFHVDHVGGVQEVLEAFSVPVYASGLDAFFKELSIEAGGYREIANFLEFPVEIIAPGPFRVLGQEMHVLDTPGHTPGSLSFFFPAANSVFVGDVLFKGAVGRTDLPRGSSSELFQSIRSRIFTLPDTTSVYPGHGPVTTVAHEKRHNPYCIR; this comes from the coding sequence ATGAGTACAGTGACCATTGAACGTTTTGTCCTTGGGATGGAAGAAACTAATTGTTATCTGCTCACAGAGGGCAAGAATGCTGTCCTTGTTGATGTGGGGACCGAACCCCAACCCGTGATTGCACGCATCAGGGAACAGGGGCTGGCGTTGGTCGGGGTGTATATTACCCATTTTCATGTGGATCATGTCGGCGGGGTTCAGGAGGTGCTCGAAGCCTTTTCCGTGCCAGTTTACGCCAGTGGACTGGATGCGTTTTTCAAGGAATTATCCATTGAAGCTGGAGGGTATCGGGAAATTGCCAATTTTCTCGAATTTCCGGTGGAAATAATTGCCCCAGGACCGTTTCGTGTCCTTGGGCAGGAGATGCATGTTCTCGACACTCCCGGGCATACGCCGGGGAGTCTGTCTTTTTTCTTTCCAGCCGCGAACAGTGTTTTTGTTGGTGACGTGCTTTTTAAAGGGGCGGTGGGCCGGACCGATCTGCCGCGCGGGAGTTCGTCCGAACTGTTTCAGTCCATTCGTTCCCGCATTTTTACTCTGCCTGATACCACCAGTGTGTATCCCGGTCATGGCCCCGTGACAACCGTGGCCCACGAAAAAAGACATAATCCTTATTGTATTCGCTGA
- a CDS encoding HDOD domain-containing protein, translating to MADDIVESGTDIETSPEILEAAKKLLVKRFEYIKNPDESLKRLALLGVKSVARDMVRYPEKYTDVASCSALPDVRPLNPLDILRQDRQLPALPQFFLELQRAIASPSTSADDLADIISQDPGLTAFLLRMVNSAFYSLPMQIDTISRAVTVVGFNQLSTLAVGTSVISVFKNIPEEVLDMEQFWKHSVACGLIARRLCRITRQGDPERAFVAGLLHDIGQLILLQVEPERAAAVHAHARSKQLLLFEEEKALLGFDHATLGGMLLRKWNFPFVLVAAVLEHHHLKADQKAVEPALVHCAETIATGLGIGSSGEFLVQPPDSDAWDAMGLTPGRIDEMVEDLDEELEESFHVLMKR from the coding sequence ATGGCAGACGATATCGTCGAGAGTGGCACGGACATCGAGACTTCGCCCGAAATACTTGAGGCTGCAAAAAAACTTCTTGTCAAACGTTTCGAATATATAAAAAACCCAGACGAATCGTTGAAGCGACTTGCGCTGTTGGGTGTCAAGTCTGTGGCTCGTGACATGGTCCGTTATCCTGAAAAATATACGGATGTGGCTTCATGTTCGGCCTTACCCGATGTTCGTCCATTGAATCCATTGGATATTTTGCGGCAGGATCGGCAACTTCCGGCTTTGCCACAATTCTTTCTTGAATTGCAGCGTGCGATCGCCAGCCCGTCCACCTCGGCGGATGATCTTGCCGATATTATCAGTCAGGACCCGGGATTGACCGCGTTTCTTTTGCGGATGGTCAATTCGGCCTTTTACAGCCTGCCCATGCAGATTGACACGATTTCCCGCGCCGTGACCGTGGTTGGTTTCAACCAGTTGTCTACATTGGCTGTCGGGACGTCCGTGATCAGCGTGTTCAAGAATATCCCCGAAGAAGTGCTCGACATGGAGCAGTTCTGGAAACACTCCGTGGCCTGTGGTCTCATTGCCCGACGACTGTGTCGCATCACTCGGCAGGGCGACCCTGAGCGGGCATTTGTCGCCGGGTTGCTGCACGACATCGGTCAGCTCATTTTGTTGCAGGTTGAGCCGGAACGTGCGGCGGCGGTTCACGCTCATGCTCGGAGCAAGCAGCTCTTGTTGTTCGAAGAAGAAAAGGCCTTGCTCGGATTTGATCATGCCACACTGGGCGGCATGTTGCTGCGAAAATGGAACTTCCCTTTTGTCCTTGTGGCCGCAGTGTTGGAACATCATCATCTCAAGGCGGATCAGAAAGCGGTTGAACCTGCGCTGGTTCATTGTGCCGAAACCATTGCAACCGGGCTTGGAATCGGTTCGAGTGGCGAATTTCTTGTGCAGCCGCCGGACTCGGATGCTTGGGATGCTATGGGGCTGACACCGGGCCGTATCGACGAGATGGTCGAGGACCTGGATGAAGAGCTTGAAGAATCTTTTCATGTGCTCATGAAGCGGTAA
- a CDS encoding OprD family outer membrane porin, producing the protein MIRSLCLSLCVAFLMCLSVPSAFAQGKEVSHYGTVTGQARMYYFTQRNKTTGDDFDNVRESLALGGFLKYETPWLADIFGFGAAVYGTAPVTGELNQRDQGGTGLLTNKNEGFAVLGEAYLKAKYDKTEMRLWRQRLNTPFINGNDSRMLAQTFEAYGVQSKDIENLTWSLYWVDKEKARDTDLFKSMSELAGLDGTRSGVVMAGADWTPTKKLPLRFWNYYAPDLDNTFFLQADYAFGDPDDLVFKLQFQGVDQRSVGDQRAGQYGTAEGGLKGAIAYNGFTFDVGGTIVGNSAGIRNSWGVYPFFNNLMSYAFNRAGEKALYLGAGYDFGRLGADGFTANIKTGFGDTPDSGDNASFDRNEYNLNLNYAFGGELKGLSVLNRWSYQDTDEDLGGRDGFQVRLRFQYDFQLL; encoded by the coding sequence ATGATTCGTTCGTTGTGTCTTAGCCTGTGTGTTGCGTTTTTGATGTGCCTGTCCGTGCCTTCAGCCTTTGCCCAGGGAAAAGAGGTGTCACATTACGGGACGGTGACCGGGCAGGCCCGGATGTATTATTTTACCCAGCGCAACAAGACAACTGGCGATGATTTTGACAACGTTCGTGAATCATTGGCCTTGGGTGGTTTCCTCAAATACGAGACGCCGTGGCTGGCCGACATCTTCGGATTTGGAGCTGCGGTCTATGGCACAGCCCCTGTGACCGGCGAGTTGAATCAGCGCGATCAGGGTGGTACTGGGCTTTTGACAAATAAAAACGAAGGTTTTGCTGTTCTCGGTGAAGCCTATCTTAAGGCGAAATATGACAAGACCGAAATGCGGCTGTGGCGGCAACGCCTCAATACCCCGTTTATCAACGGTAACGACAGCCGGATGCTGGCACAGACTTTTGAAGCCTATGGTGTGCAGTCCAAGGATATCGAAAATCTGACGTGGAGTTTGTATTGGGTGGACAAGGAAAAGGCGCGTGATACCGATCTGTTTAAATCCATGTCCGAGTTGGCCGGTTTGGACGGAACTCGGTCCGGTGTGGTCATGGCCGGTGCGGATTGGACTCCCACGAAGAAACTGCCTCTGCGATTTTGGAATTACTACGCGCCTGATTTAGATAATACCTTTTTCCTGCAAGCGGATTACGCGTTTGGTGATCCTGACGATCTGGTCTTCAAACTTCAGTTTCAGGGGGTGGATCAGCGTAGTGTCGGCGATCAGCGGGCCGGTCAGTATGGCACGGCAGAGGGCGGTCTCAAAGGTGCCATTGCCTATAACGGCTTCACTTTTGACGTGGGTGGAACCATTGTCGGCAATTCTGCGGGTATCCGTAATTCATGGGGTGTGTATCCCTTCTTCAACAATCTCATGAGCTACGCCTTCAATCGGGCCGGTGAAAAGGCGTTGTATCTGGGTGCTGGTTATGATTTTGGCCGTCTTGGAGCTGACGGATTCACCGCTAATATCAAGACCGGTTTCGGCGATACTCCGGACTCCGGAGATAACGCGTCCTTTGATCGCAATGAGTACAACCTGAACTTGAATTACGCATTTGGCGGGGAGCTCAAGGGGCTTTCCGTTCTCAATCGGTGGTCCTATCAGGATACTGACGAAGATCTCGGTGGTCGGGATGGCTTTCAGGTCCGTCTGCGGTTCCAATATGACTTCCAGTTGCTTTGA
- a CDS encoding NifU family protein: protein MREKVEAILDKVRPMLQADGGDVELVDVTDSGVVQVRLTGACKGCPMSQMTLKNGIERIVLKEVPEVKSVEAV, encoded by the coding sequence ATGCGTGAAAAAGTTGAAGCTATTCTCGATAAGGTCCGGCCCATGTTACAGGCTGATGGTGGCGATGTGGAATTGGTGGACGTTACTGATTCCGGTGTGGTTCAGGTTCGATTGACCGGAGCCTGCAAAGGGTGCCCCATGTCCCAGATGACACTCAAGAACGGCATCGAGCGGATCGTTCTCAAGGAAGTCCCTGAAGTCAAGTCTGTCGAAGCCGTGTAA
- a CDS encoding sigma-54 dependent transcriptional regulator: protein MMEERRVLIVDDEPGHRMMVRAVLEDDNWTVLEADSGEQALQVLAEEAESHVYPDVAMVDMKMPGMNGMQLLKELQVRRPSMPVVLLTAFGSVGSAVDAMKKGAFDYLTKPADNDELTAVVGKAFGYHKLLKENARLKAEVSGEVDFIGASPGIERVRDLIGQAGPTEATVLILGPSGTGKELVAEGLHRASNRADRPLIKVNCAALPDDLLESELFGYEKGAFTGAVKDKPGRFQLADSGTLFLDEIGEMPAALQAKLLRALQEKTIEPLGSVKPILVDTRIIAATNRNLKKEVDAGRFREDLYYRLAVLEIRIPPLEERKEDLPLLVSFLLRRLGNKNNKIIRTVTPAFLDALSGYDWPGNVRELENVLERALILSRADALGPDLLPPQITGAREAAIQIDFGPRLGSSPAAPANLEEAEKQAIIQALEENGNHRERTAEALGISRRTLQYKLKKYGLTRR, encoded by the coding sequence CGAAGAAGCGGAGTCGCATGTTTATCCAGATGTGGCCATGGTGGACATGAAGATGCCAGGTATGAACGGGATGCAACTTCTCAAGGAATTGCAGGTCCGGCGACCGAGTATGCCGGTGGTGCTGCTCACGGCATTTGGGAGTGTGGGGAGTGCTGTTGATGCCATGAAAAAAGGGGCTTTCGATTATTTGACCAAACCGGCAGATAACGATGAATTGACCGCAGTGGTTGGCAAGGCCTTTGGCTATCATAAATTGCTCAAGGAAAATGCTCGGCTCAAGGCCGAGGTCAGTGGTGAGGTGGATTTCATCGGAGCCAGCCCCGGCATCGAGCGGGTGCGCGATCTGATCGGACAAGCCGGTCCCACTGAAGCCACGGTCTTGATTCTCGGCCCGTCCGGCACTGGTAAGGAACTGGTCGCGGAAGGACTGCATCGGGCCAGCAATCGGGCTGATCGACCGCTTATCAAGGTCAACTGCGCGGCATTGCCTGACGATTTGCTCGAATCAGAATTGTTCGGATACGAAAAAGGCGCATTCACCGGGGCGGTCAAGGACAAGCCCGGTCGATTCCAATTGGCGGACAGCGGGACGTTGTTTCTCGATGAAATAGGTGAGATGCCGGCCGCGCTTCAGGCAAAATTGCTTCGGGCTTTGCAGGAAAAGACCATCGAACCGTTGGGTTCGGTCAAGCCGATTCTTGTGGATACGCGCATCATCGCGGCGACCAATCGGAATTTGAAAAAGGAAGTGGATGCCGGGCGATTCCGGGAAGACTTGTACTATCGGCTGGCCGTGTTGGAAATCCGTATTCCTCCGTTGGAGGAACGCAAGGAAGACCTGCCGCTTTTGGTCAGTTTCTTGTTGCGTCGTCTCGGGAACAAGAACAATAAGATTATTCGGACGGTTACGCCCGCTTTTCTGGACGCGTTGTCTGGGTATGATTGGCCCGGCAATGTGCGTGAATTGGAAAATGTGTTGGAACGTGCGCTGATTTTGTCCCGAGCCGATGCCTTGGGACCGGACTTGTTGCCACCGCAGATCACTGGCGCACGCGAGGCCGCGATTCAGATCGATTTTGGTCCCCGGTTGGGATCATCCCCAGCCGCTCCAGCCAATCTTGAAGAAGCTGAAAAGCAGGCGATCATCCAGGCCTTGGAAGAAAATGGCAACCATCGTGAACGCACGGCAGAAGCCTTGGGAATCAGTCGGCGAACTTTGCAATACAAATTGAAAAAATACGGATTGACGCGACGTTAA
- a CDS encoding SHOCT domain-containing protein: MEFFSTIGNWCSNAGFWHSGGHGAGGWMPFHFGGILPLIIIGLIIYFTVRMFRKPATHTGPDDPETILKRRYAAGEISVTDYETMKKNL; the protein is encoded by the coding sequence ATGGAATTTTTCAGCACAATAGGGAATTGGTGTAGCAACGCAGGGTTCTGGCACAGCGGCGGACACGGTGCCGGAGGATGGATGCCCTTCCATTTTGGCGGCATCCTCCCGCTCATCATTATCGGACTTATCATCTATTTCACGGTCCGCATGTTTCGAAAACCTGCCACACACACCGGTCCAGATGATCCCGAGACTATTCTGAAACGCCGTTACGCAGCCGGAGAAATCTCTGTGACAGATTATGAGACCATGAAAAAGAATCTGTAA
- the gltX gene encoding glutamate--tRNA ligase: protein MTKIISRFAPSPTGFLHIGGARTALFSWLLARAAGGEFRLRIEDTDRERSTQEATDAIIDSMKWLGLEHDGEIVFQSSRVDRHNEVIDQLLENGHAYYCQCSKEDVDAMREKAMKEGRKPKYDGTCREKGLTEGVVRLKAPQQGTTGFIDMVKGPINIENIEMDDMILRRSDGTPTYNLAVVVDDHDMGVNRVLRGDDHVNNTPRQILIYRAMGWDVPQFGHVPMILGPDKKKLSKRHGALSVMEYEKMGYLPEAVTNYLARLGWSHGDQELFTMDEMVELFSTEHLGNSPSVFDLKKFEWVNGQYMQKADPERLAELLCDFLAREVGEEEAATVSKADFAAVAPLLQPRAKSLVDMLEQARPFIVDAGFLPYDEKAVKKFLTAESKLLLQDIAERLEALDEFSEKALEDVHRKFLEDKDIKFKVIAQPIRVAIMGKTQSPGLFETMMVLGKEQTLARMKRAVEL from the coding sequence ATGACCAAGATTATTTCTCGTTTTGCTCCTAGCCCGACTGGGTTTCTCCACATTGGTGGTGCCCGGACCGCATTGTTCTCCTGGCTGCTTGCCCGGGCGGCTGGCGGAGAATTTCGGCTGCGTATTGAAGATACGGACCGCGAGCGGTCTACGCAGGAAGCCACTGATGCCATTATTGATTCCATGAAATGGCTTGGCCTGGAGCACGATGGCGAAATCGTTTTTCAGTCCTCGCGTGTGGATCGGCATAACGAAGTCATCGACCAGTTGCTCGAAAATGGGCACGCCTATTACTGTCAGTGTTCCAAAGAGGATGTTGACGCCATGCGTGAAAAGGCCATGAAAGAAGGCCGGAAACCCAAATATGACGGTACCTGTCGTGAGAAAGGTCTGACCGAAGGCGTGGTCCGTCTCAAGGCCCCCCAGCAGGGGACCACCGGGTTTATCGATATGGTCAAGGGACCGATCAATATCGAGAATATCGAAATGGATGACATGATTCTTCGTCGTTCGGATGGCACGCCGACCTACAATCTCGCGGTTGTTGTCGATGACCATGACATGGGCGTCAATCGTGTGTTGCGTGGCGATGATCATGTGAACAACACCCCGCGTCAGATTCTGATTTATCGGGCCATGGGGTGGGATGTACCGCAATTCGGCCATGTGCCCATGATTCTCGGTCCGGACAAGAAAAAATTATCCAAACGCCACGGTGCGTTGTCTGTCATGGAGTACGAAAAGATGGGCTATCTGCCCGAAGCCGTGACCAACTATCTCGCTCGTCTCGGGTGGTCTCATGGCGACCAGGAGCTTTTCACCATGGACGAAATGGTGGAGCTGTTTTCTACGGAGCATCTTGGCAATTCACCGTCCGTTTTTGATCTGAAAAAATTTGAATGGGTCAATGGTCAGTACATGCAGAAAGCCGACCCCGAACGGTTGGCCGAGTTGCTGTGCGATTTTCTGGCCCGTGAAGTCGGAGAGGAAGAGGCGGCCACGGTTTCCAAAGCCGATTTCGCTGCGGTTGCACCGTTGCTTCAGCCCCGAGCCAAATCGCTTGTGGACATGCTTGAACAGGCGCGGCCTTTCATTGTAGATGCCGGTTTTTTGCCGTATGATGAAAAAGCCGTGAAGAAATTCTTGACCGCAGAAAGCAAACTGTTGTTGCAGGATATTGCCGAACGGCTTGAAGCTCTCGACGAATTTTCCGAGAAAGCCCTGGAAGATGTCCATCGGAAATTTCTTGAAGACAAGGATATCAAGTTCAAGGTGATTGCCCAACCTATTCGCGTGGCAATCATGGGAAAAACACAATCGCCCGGCCTGTTTGAAACCATGATGGTCCTTGGCAAGGAGCAAACTTTGGCGCGTATGAAACGCGCTGTCGAATTGTAG